Proteins encoded in a region of the Globicephala melas chromosome 1, mGloMel1.2, whole genome shotgun sequence genome:
- the MOB3C gene encoding MOB kinase activator 3C: MALCLKQVFAKDKTFRPRKRFEPGTQRFELYKKAQASLKSGLDLRSVVRLPPGENIDDWIAVHVVDFFNRINLIYGTMAERCSEISCPVMAGGPRYEYRWQDERQYRRPAKLSAPRYMALLMDWIEGLINDEDVFPTRVGVPFPKNFQQVCTKILTRLFRVFVHVYIHHFDSILSMGAEAHVNTCYKHFYYFIREFSLVDQRELEPLREMTERICH, translated from the exons ATGGCGCTGTGCCTGAAGCAGGTGTTCGCCAAAGACAAGACGTTCAGGCCGCGGAAGCGCTTCGAGCCGGGCACACAGCGCTTTGAGCTGTATAAGAAGGCGCAGGCGTCGCTCAAGTCGGGTCTGGACCTGCGCAGTGTGGTGAGGCTGCCACCGGGCGAGAACATCGACGACTGGATCGCCGTGCACGTGGTGGACTTCTTCAACCGCATCAACCTCATCTACGGTACCATGGCCGAGCGCTGCAGCGAGATCAGCTGCCCGGTCATGGCCGGCGGGCCCCGCTACGAGTACCGCTGGCAGGACGAGCGCCAGTACCGGCGGCCGGCCAAGCTCTCGGCGCCTCGCTACATGGCATTGCTCATGGACTGGATTGAGGGCCTCATCAACGACGAGGATGTCTTTCCCACGCGCGTGG GAGTTCCCTTCCCCAAGAACTTCCAGCAGGTCTGCACCAAGATCCTGACCCGCCTCTTCCGCGTCTTTGTGCATGTCTACATCCACCACTTCGACAGCATTCTCAGCATGGGGGCCGAGGCGCACGTCAACACCTGTTACAAGCACTTCTATTACTTCATCCGTGAGTTCAGCCTGGTGGACCAGCGGGAGCTGGAGCCACTG AGGGAGATGACAGAGCGGATCTGTCACTGA